A single region of the Desulfobaculum xiamenense genome encodes:
- a CDS encoding DUF2325 domain-containing protein — protein sequence MCAAVIGGMDRLKRNYILTARELGIDLKVFTGKENSIAPKLGKPDLVVVFTNQVSHKARREVATYAKANDIRLHLSHSCGVSSLRNCLEQA from the coding sequence ATGTGTGCGGCAGTCATCGGCGGAATGGACAGACTCAAGCGGAATTACATCCTGACGGCGCGCGAGCTGGGCATCGACCTCAAGGTCTTCACCGGCAAGGAGAACTCCATCGCCCCCAAGCTCGGCAAGCCGGACCTCGTGGTGGTGTTCACCAATCAGGTCTCGCACAAGGCCCGCCGCGAGGTGGCCACCTACGCCAAGGCCAACGACATCCGCCTGCACCTTTCGCACTCCTGCGGCGTGTCGTCCCTGCGCAACTGTCTGGAACAGGCCTAA